In Intestinibacillus sp. Marseille-P6563, a single genomic region encodes these proteins:
- a CDS encoding thiamine phosphate synthase — protein MSTFDLICVTSRELCTDDFIARIGALAEAGIDRIILREKDLSEHAYLTLARQALDAGGDRVVLHHFPSTCAALHAPRLHVSFPQLVENPTLRQQVDLLGVSIHAPEEAVRAEALGADYVTAGHVFATDCKRGLPGRGLDFLRETCRAVCIPVYAIGGIAAENLAAVRDAGAAGACLMSGLMVCPDPAAEVARLRAAL, from the coding sequence ATGTCTACGTTTGATCTCATCTGTGTGACGAGCCGCGAGCTGTGCACGGACGATTTCATCGCGCGCATCGGCGCACTGGCGGAGGCGGGTATCGACCGCATCATCCTGCGGGAAAAGGATTTGTCTGAGCATGCTTACCTTACTCTCGCCCGGCAAGCGCTGGACGCGGGCGGCGACCGGGTGGTCCTGCACCACTTCCCGTCTACCTGCGCGGCCCTGCACGCGCCGCGGCTGCACGTTTCTTTTCCACAGCTTGTGGAAAACCCGACACTGCGGCAGCAAGTAGACCTGCTCGGGGTATCCATCCACGCGCCCGAGGAAGCCGTCCGCGCTGAAGCGCTGGGCGCCGACTATGTGACCGCTGGGCATGTGTTTGCGACCGACTGCAAGCGCGGCCTGCCCGGTCGGGGGCTGGACTTCCTGCGGGAAACCTGCCGCGCGGTGTGCATTCCGGTGTATGCCATCGGCGGCATTGCAGCCGAAAATCTGGCCGCGGTACGCGACGCAGGCGCGGCGGGCGCCTGTCTGATGAGCGGCCTCATGGTCTGTCCCGACCCAGCCGCCGAGGTCGCCCGCTTACGCGCGGCCCTCTGA
- a CDS encoding FprA family A-type flavoprotein: protein MSAIKLRDNIYAVGAVDPEVRIFHGYETPFGATYNCYLVIDEKITLIDNVKALFTEQFIQNIEEIVPLEKIDVLIQNHIEPDHSGSFPEILKRNPNLEVYLTSGSKNGIKAYYGLEDYNAHVVKLGDTLSTGKYTYHFVPAPMVHWPDSMLTYLAEEKILFSNDAFGQHVCTGETYDDEMGLERLMERAMDYYGNIVLPFGNQVQKVLEQAAGLDIGMICPSHGVILRSYIKEIVEAYGRWARNECDMDKVVIVYDSMWGSTEEMAYKIKKEYEDLGKKVHMHCLRDEHYSQVMGDVVEAKFVFLGASTLNNNMMPTMAAFVTYMKGLRPKDRIGLAFGSYGWSGEATKQVDEIMQGLGWHTMPIRKQLYRG from the coding sequence ATGAGTGCTATCAAACTTCGTGATAATATTTACGCGGTCGGCGCCGTCGACCCTGAGGTACGTATCTTCCATGGTTATGAGACCCCGTTTGGTGCAACCTATAACTGCTATCTGGTGATCGACGAAAAGATCACTCTAATCGATAACGTCAAGGCTCTGTTTACCGAACAGTTCATTCAGAACATCGAAGAAATTGTACCGCTGGAAAAGATCGATGTGCTCATCCAGAACCACATCGAGCCGGACCACTCGGGTTCTTTCCCGGAAATCCTCAAGCGCAACCCCAATCTCGAGGTCTATCTGACTTCGGGTTCCAAGAACGGCATCAAGGCTTACTATGGCCTGGAAGATTACAACGCGCATGTCGTCAAGCTGGGCGATACCCTGTCGACCGGCAAGTATACCTATCATTTTGTGCCTGCACCGATGGTACACTGGCCGGATTCCATGCTGACCTACCTGGCCGAGGAGAAGATTCTGTTCTCCAACGACGCCTTCGGCCAGCACGTCTGCACCGGCGAAACCTATGACGACGAGATGGGTCTGGAACGCCTGATGGAGCGCGCCATGGACTACTACGGCAACATCGTGCTGCCCTTTGGCAACCAGGTGCAGAAGGTGCTCGAACAGGCTGCTGGTCTGGACATCGGCATGATCTGCCCGTCGCATGGCGTCATTCTGCGCAGCTACATCAAGGAAATCGTAGAAGCGTATGGCCGCTGGGCTCGGAATGAGTGCGACATGGACAAGGTCGTTATTGTTTATGACTCCATGTGGGGCTCGACCGAGGAAATGGCGTACAAGATCAAGAAGGAATATGAAGATCTGGGCAAGAAGGTGCACATGCACTGCCTGCGCGACGAGCATTATTCCCAGGTGATGGGTGATGTGGTCGAAGCCAAGTTCGTTTTCCTGGGTGCATCCACGCTCAACAATAACATGATGCCGACCATGGCAGCCTTTGTGACCTACATGAAGGGCCTGCGTCCCAAGGACCGCATCGGCCTGGCCTTTGGCTCTTACGGCTGGAGCGGCGAAGCCACCAAGCAGGTGGACGAGATCATGCAGGGCCTTGGCTGGCACACCATGCCGATTCGCAAGCAACTCTATCGCGGTTAA
- the secA gene encoding preprotein translocase subunit SecA translates to MAKLLEKIFGTYSSREVKKIEPLADKVLALEDEYRALTDEQLRAKTDEFKKRYQDGESLDDLLPEAFATCREAADRVLGMRHYRVQIIGGIVLHQGRIAEMKTGEGKTLVATLPAYLNALTGKGVHIVTVNDYLAKRDSEWMGKVYRFLGLKVGLIIHAVDPKDRKAMYDADITYGTNNEFGFDYLRDNMAIYMASRVQRDHAFAIVDEVDSILIDEARTPLIISGQGDKSTQLYQLADQFAARLTALRVKEVDAKEEQDDIDADYIVDEKARTATLTPKGTARAEAYFKVENLADPANTTLQHHINQAIKARGVMQKDVDYVVRDGQIIIVDEFTGRLMFGRRYNEGLHQAIEAKEGVKVQHESKTLATITFQNFFRLYGKLSGMTGTALTEEQEFRDIYKLDVIEIPTNKPVIRKDNPDAVYKNEKGKTMAIIRRIEECHAKGQPILVGTVSIEKSEELSSLLKRKGIPHTVLNAKYHEKEAEIVAQAGKLGAVTIATNMAGRGTDIMLGGNAEYLAKEEMAKAGYTEEVIVEATGHADTDNEEILEARNKYNELYKKYKEQTDADAEKVRAAGGLYILGTERHESRRIDNQLRGRAGRQGDPGESSFYISMEDDLMRLFGSERIQGMMDSLGLEDDEPIDQKILSGAIENAQKKVESRNFATRKHVLEYDDVMNKQREIIYGQRLKVLSGEDVSENIKSMIDDTIDKAVDTAVGEQRFITEEMIAQIARRFQGIFLAPDELHFEKEELDDLSADQLKNQLKDKAHEVYAAKEQALGSQIMRELERVVLLRNVDTKWMDHIDAMTELRNGIGLRAYGQYNPVIEYKREGFDMFDVMIDSIREDTVRMIYLAQVRTREEPKREQVAKETAAVGADDGTVKNQPVRAAKKVGRNDPCPCGSGLKYKKCCGKNE, encoded by the coding sequence ATGGCGAAATTACTCGAAAAAATCTTTGGCACCTACTCCAGCCGTGAGGTCAAAAAGATTGAGCCTCTGGCCGATAAAGTGCTTGCGCTCGAAGACGAATACCGCGCGCTGACCGATGAACAACTGCGTGCGAAAACCGATGAATTTAAAAAGCGTTACCAGGACGGCGAAAGCCTGGACGATCTGTTGCCCGAAGCATTTGCGACCTGCCGCGAAGCGGCCGACCGTGTGCTCGGCATGCGCCATTACCGCGTACAGATCATTGGCGGCATTGTGCTGCATCAGGGCCGTATCGCGGAAATGAAGACCGGTGAAGGTAAGACCCTGGTGGCGACCCTGCCGGCATATCTGAATGCCCTGACCGGCAAGGGCGTGCACATCGTTACGGTCAACGATTACCTGGCCAAGCGCGACAGCGAATGGATGGGCAAGGTTTACCGTTTCTTAGGGCTCAAGGTGGGCCTGATTATCCATGCAGTCGACCCCAAGGACCGCAAGGCGATGTACGACGCCGACATTACCTATGGCACCAACAATGAGTTTGGTTTTGACTATCTGCGCGACAATATGGCGATCTATATGGCGTCCCGCGTACAGCGTGACCATGCCTTTGCCATCGTCGACGAAGTCGACTCCATCCTGATCGATGAAGCGCGTACCCCGCTGATTATTTCCGGGCAGGGCGATAAATCCACCCAGCTGTACCAGCTGGCCGACCAGTTTGCCGCTCGTTTGACCGCTTTGCGCGTCAAGGAAGTGGATGCCAAGGAGGAGCAGGACGATATCGACGCCGATTACATCGTTGATGAAAAGGCGCGTACCGCTACCCTGACCCCCAAGGGCACCGCCCGCGCAGAAGCATACTTTAAGGTTGAAAACCTGGCCGACCCGGCCAACACCACCCTCCAGCACCACATCAACCAGGCCATCAAGGCGCGCGGCGTCATGCAAAAGGACGTCGATTATGTGGTGCGCGATGGACAGATCATCATTGTCGATGAATTCACCGGCCGCTTGATGTTTGGCCGCCGGTATAACGAAGGTCTGCACCAGGCGATCGAAGCCAAGGAAGGCGTCAAGGTCCAGCACGAAAGCAAGACCCTGGCGACCATCACCTTCCAGAACTTCTTCCGTCTGTATGGCAAGCTGTCCGGTATGACCGGTACGGCGCTGACCGAAGAACAGGAATTCCGCGACATCTACAAGCTGGATGTCATCGAAATCCCGACTAACAAGCCGGTCATCCGTAAGGATAACCCGGATGCGGTGTATAAGAACGAAAAGGGCAAGACCATGGCGATCATTCGCCGCATTGAGGAATGCCACGCCAAGGGACAGCCCATTCTGGTCGGTACGGTATCCATTGAAAAGTCGGAAGAACTCAGCAGCCTGCTCAAGCGCAAAGGCATCCCGCATACGGTGCTCAATGCGAAGTATCACGAAAAGGAAGCCGAAATCGTTGCACAGGCCGGTAAGCTGGGCGCTGTTACCATTGCGACCAACATGGCAGGCCGTGGTACCGATATTATGCTGGGCGGCAACGCCGAATATCTGGCCAAGGAAGAAATGGCCAAGGCCGGTTACACCGAAGAAGTGATCGTGGAAGCCACCGGCCATGCGGATACCGACAACGAAGAGATTCTGGAAGCGCGCAATAAATACAATGAACTGTATAAGAAGTACAAGGAGCAGACCGACGCGGACGCCGAAAAGGTACGTGCTGCCGGCGGCCTGTACATCCTGGGCACCGAGCGGCATGAATCCCGCCGTATCGACAACCAGCTGCGCGGCCGTGCCGGCCGTCAGGGCGACCCGGGTGAATCCTCGTTCTACATCTCCATGGAAGACGACCTCATGCGCCTGTTCGGTTCCGAACGCATCCAGGGCATGATGGATTCCCTCGGCCTGGAGGATGATGAGCCGATCGATCAGAAAATCTTGTCCGGCGCCATCGAAAACGCGCAGAAGAAGGTCGAATCGCGCAACTTTGCCACTCGTAAGCACGTGCTGGAATATGACGATGTCATGAACAAGCAGCGTGAAATCATCTATGGCCAGCGTCTCAAGGTGCTGTCCGGCGAGGATGTCAGCGAGAACATCAAGAGCATGATCGATGACACCATCGATAAGGCGGTCGATACCGCGGTTGGCGAACAGCGCTTTATCACCGAAGAGATGATCGCGCAAATCGCCCGCCGGTTCCAGGGTATTTTCCTGGCGCCCGATGAACTGCACTTTGAAAAAGAAGAACTGGACGATCTGTCTGCCGACCAGCTCAAGAATCAGCTCAAGGACAAGGCACATGAAGTCTATGCCGCCAAGGAGCAGGCACTGGGTTCCCAGATCATGCGCGAACTCGAGCGCGTGGTTCTGCTGCGCAATGTCGATACCAAGTGGATGGACCACATCGACGCCATGACCGAACTGCGTAACGGCATCGGCCTGCGTGCTTACGGCCAGTATAACCCGGTTATCGAGTACAAGCGCGAAGGCTTTGATATGTTCGACGTGATGATCGACAGCATCCGGGAAGATACTGTGCGCATGATCTATCTGGCACAGGTACGCACCCGCGAAGAACCCAAGCGTGAGCAGGTCGCCAAGGAGACCGCAGCGGTGGGTGCCGACGACGGCACAGTCAAGAACCAGCCGGTGCGCGCGGCGAAAAAGGTCGGCCGCAACGATCCGTGTCCGTGTGGCTCGGGTCTGAAATATAAAAAGTGCTGTGGTAAGAACGAATAA
- a CDS encoding calcium/sodium antiporter, translating to MISIVYLVVGFVLLVVGADRFVAGASSAAHKLGVPSLIIGLTIVAFGTSAPELAVSVTAALKGANEIAVGNVLGSNIFNLLGVAGVSAIVCPLVASRELTRRDWPLSIAAAALLGIFLLTGSTLARWEGAILLVFFAALLAAQLRPALQNRQVETTEDQVMRTSKIILQIVFGLAAIVIGGDLSVDGATGLARMIGLSETVIGLTIVAIGTSLPELVTSLMAARRGENDIALGNVIGSNLFNILFILGVSTVLNPIGVQFTSVLDTVFLIAISLIFLVPAWRGKLSRPVGACMALCYVGYTAWLLVR from the coding sequence ATGATTTCAATTGTGTATTTGGTGGTCGGCTTTGTGCTGCTGGTAGTCGGTGCCGACCGGTTTGTGGCAGGCGCTTCGTCTGCGGCTCACAAATTGGGCGTCCCCTCGCTCATCATTGGTTTGACCATTGTGGCGTTTGGTACATCGGCACCCGAATTGGCCGTCAGCGTTACGGCAGCGCTCAAAGGCGCCAACGAAATCGCGGTCGGCAATGTGTTGGGGTCCAATATCTTTAACTTATTGGGCGTTGCAGGCGTCAGCGCTATCGTCTGTCCGCTGGTGGCCAGTCGGGAACTGACCCGGCGCGATTGGCCGCTTTCCATTGCGGCAGCCGCGCTGTTGGGTATCTTCTTGCTGACCGGCAGCACCTTGGCCCGGTGGGAAGGCGCTATCTTGCTGGTGTTCTTCGCTGCACTGCTGGCAGCACAGCTGCGTCCGGCACTCCAGAATCGGCAGGTGGAAACAACAGAAGATCAGGTCATGCGCACCAGTAAAATCATTCTGCAGATCGTTTTCGGTCTGGCTGCGATCGTCATTGGCGGCGATTTGTCGGTCGATGGTGCGACCGGTCTGGCCCGAATGATCGGCCTGAGCGAAACGGTCATTGGTCTGACCATCGTGGCTATCGGTACGTCGCTGCCTGAACTGGTCACGTCGCTGATGGCCGCTCGCCGCGGGGAAAACGATATTGCGCTGGGCAATGTCATCGGTTCGAACCTGTTCAATATTTTGTTTATTTTGGGCGTTTCGACGGTGCTCAATCCGATTGGGGTGCAGTTCACATCGGTTTTGGATACCGTGTTCCTGATTGCGATTTCGCTCATCTTCCTGGTGCCCGCCTGGCGCGGTAAATTGTCCCGCCCGGTCGGCGCCTGCATGGCGCTGTGCTATGTGGGATATACGGCATGGCTGCTGGTGCGGTAA
- a CDS encoding GIY-YIG nuclease family protein translates to MNCVYILRCADDTYYTGWTNDLTARLTAHNRGVGGAKYTRSRRPVQLVYCEEQPDRQAAMKREAQIKAYTRAEKQKLIDTMVEGERLTIYDADERVCGVIPRVLVHRLGLRHHVCHLWLVQEQDGVLGHWLQQRGLDRPLYPGKYDLAATGHIDPGETELEGALREAREEIGLHFTEEQVLSIGTAEQKYSRPDGGLDDEQVHAFVVRVDDTPEFAIGSEVERMLWVPFESFYRAENGAEQIEVQGETIQAEQMCCLHKGEWALFERHLQKTFSKTGKRC, encoded by the coding sequence ATGAATTGTGTTTATATACTCCGCTGTGCGGATGATACGTATTATACCGGATGGACCAATGACTTGACCGCGCGGCTGACCGCGCATAACCGCGGCGTGGGCGGGGCTAAATATACGCGTTCCCGGCGACCGGTGCAGCTGGTTTATTGTGAAGAGCAACCCGACCGGCAGGCGGCCATGAAGCGGGAAGCGCAAATCAAGGCATACACTCGGGCAGAAAAGCAAAAACTGATCGATACCATGGTCGAAGGTGAGCGACTGACTATTTACGATGCGGACGAGCGGGTATGCGGAGTCATCCCGCGCGTGCTGGTGCACCGGCTGGGTTTGCGGCATCATGTGTGCCATTTGTGGTTGGTGCAGGAACAAGACGGCGTCTTGGGGCATTGGCTGCAACAACGCGGACTCGACCGGCCGCTGTATCCGGGAAAATATGATCTGGCAGCCACCGGGCATATCGATCCGGGAGAAACGGAATTGGAAGGCGCGCTGCGTGAGGCGCGGGAGGAAATTGGTCTGCACTTTACGGAAGAACAGGTATTGTCGATTGGCACCGCCGAGCAGAAATATTCCCGTCCCGATGGCGGATTGGACGATGAACAGGTGCATGCGTTTGTCGTGCGGGTGGACGATACGCCGGAGTTTGCGATTGGCAGCGAGGTAGAGCGGATGCTTTGGGTACCGTTTGAAAGCTTTTATCGGGCCGAAAACGGCGCGGAACAGATTGAAGTCCAGGGAGAAACCATCCAGGCCGAGCAGATGTGTTGCCTGCATAAAGGCGAGTGGGCGCTGTTCGAACGCCACCTGCAAAAAACTTTCTCGAAAACGGGAAAAAGGTGTTGA
- a CDS encoding iron-containing alcohol dehydrogenase, whose translation MRNFSYFMPSRIFFGAGSVKKLSRAALPAGKGLIITGGTSTRKLGYVDKVAQALAEGGHETVVYADVQPNPTIEGVRACAALAREQGCTFVVGLGGGSSIDTAKAAAVMATNDGDWWDYVFGGSGKGQKIPNPALPIVAITTTAGTGTEADPWTVITNGEEKIGGGGDKTFPTLSIVDPDFMMTVPPHLTAYQGFDALFHACEGYIANIASPISEMFSLKAIELIGKSLPRAVANGADKDARADVALANTLAGFVESMSSCTSEHSIEHALSAYHPSLPHGAGLISISLEYYKLFTQACAGKLVDMARALGKHDASKPADFIDALHDLQVACKVDQIKLSDYGVDPSRFGEYADNARTTMGGLFGFDAREVSREDIIGILTRSYR comes from the coding sequence ATGAGAAATTTCAGTTACTTTATGCCGTCCCGCATTTTCTTTGGCGCGGGCAGCGTTAAAAAATTATCCCGGGCGGCGCTGCCGGCCGGCAAGGGTCTGATCATCACCGGTGGCACATCCACCCGCAAGCTCGGCTATGTCGACAAGGTTGCGCAGGCGCTGGCTGAAGGCGGTCACGAAACCGTTGTATATGCGGACGTACAGCCCAACCCCACCATTGAAGGCGTGCGCGCTTGCGCAGCGCTGGCCCGCGAGCAGGGCTGCACCTTTGTCGTTGGTCTGGGCGGCGGCTCGTCGATCGATACCGCTAAGGCGGCAGCTGTTATGGCTACCAACGACGGCGACTGGTGGGATTATGTATTCGGCGGCTCGGGCAAGGGCCAGAAGATCCCCAATCCCGCGCTTCCGATCGTTGCCATCACCACCACAGCCGGCACGGGTACCGAGGCCGACCCGTGGACGGTCATCACCAACGGTGAAGAAAAGATCGGCGGCGGCGGAGATAAGACCTTCCCCACCCTGTCGATCGTCGACCCGGACTTTATGATGACCGTACCCCCGCATCTGACCGCTTACCAGGGATTCGATGCTCTGTTCCATGCTTGCGAAGGATACATTGCCAACATCGCCAGCCCGATTTCGGAAATGTTCTCGCTCAAGGCCATTGAACTGATCGGCAAGAGCCTGCCCCGTGCGGTTGCCAACGGCGCCGACAAGGATGCGCGCGCCGATGTCGCTCTGGCTAATACCCTGGCTGGTTTTGTTGAGAGCATGTCCTCGTGCACGTCCGAGCACTCGATCGAGCATGCTCTGTCGGCTTATCATCCCAGCCTGCCGCACGGCGCTGGTCTGATCTCCATTTCGCTCGAGTACTATAAACTCTTTACGCAGGCTTGCGCAGGCAAGCTGGTCGATATGGCGCGTGCGCTGGGCAAGCATGATGCTTCCAAGCCCGCCGACTTTATCGATGCGCTGCATGATTTGCAGGTTGCCTGCAAGGTCGACCAGATTAAGCTGAGCGACTACGGTGTCGATCCGTCCCGCTTCGGCGAATATGCCGACAATGCTCGCACGACCATGGGCGGCCTGTTCGGGTTTGACGCACGCGAAGTTTCCCGTGAGGATATCATCGGCATCCTGACGCGCAGCTATCGCTGA
- a CDS encoding asparaginase, with protein MKHILLIATGGTIACRESGRGLAPSLTGEELLEFLPEIRKICRVFVDNPFSVDSTDITTSQRRELAMMIWENYDRYDGFVIAHGTDSLAYTAALLYHMLRNFNKPVIITGAQRPMGEPGSDAERNMLDSFRVACVGWTGVAAVLHGQVIRGNHVVKVHSKAMNAFRSINAPLAGTIRDDGKVLLNIPPRLGGEPEFVDIVDSSFVVLKLVPDLDPSIIEFLRRYDKVILEGYGAGGIPIRLEKVVQKLILSGTKVYITTQCLEGEVDLHKYAVGRRAEAMGAVSLGHRTVEDAIASIQCGEI; from the coding sequence ATGAAACACATCTTACTCATTGCAACCGGCGGCACGATTGCCTGCCGGGAAAGCGGACGTGGTCTGGCGCCTTCTCTGACCGGGGAGGAATTGCTCGAGTTCCTGCCCGAGATTCGCAAGATCTGCCGCGTTTTTGTGGACAATCCCTTTAGTGTGGACTCGACCGACATCACCACGTCCCAGCGCCGGGAACTGGCGATGATGATTTGGGAAAACTACGACCGGTATGACGGCTTCGTCATTGCCCACGGCACCGACTCGCTGGCTTATACAGCCGCTCTGCTCTATCACATGCTGCGCAACTTCAACAAGCCAGTCATCATCACCGGTGCGCAGCGGCCCATGGGTGAACCCGGTTCGGATGCAGAGCGCAATATGCTCGATTCCTTCCGCGTTGCCTGCGTGGGCTGGACCGGCGTCGCTGCCGTGCTGCATGGCCAGGTCATCCGCGGCAACCATGTGGTCAAGGTGCACTCCAAAGCCATGAATGCGTTCCGTTCGATCAACGCCCCGCTCGCGGGTACCATCCGCGACGACGGCAAGGTGCTGCTGAACATCCCGCCCCGTCTGGGCGGCGAACCGGAATTTGTCGACATCGTCGATTCCAGTTTTGTTGTGCTCAAGCTGGTCCCCGACCTCGACCCCTCGATTATCGAATTCCTGCGCCGGTATGACAAGGTCATTTTGGAAGGCTATGGTGCAGGCGGTATCCCGATTCGTCTGGAAAAGGTCGTGCAGAAGCTCATTCTGTCCGGCACCAAGGTCTATATCACGACCCAGTGCCTGGAAGGCGAAGTCGACCTGCACAAATATGCGGTTGGCCGCCGCGCCGAAGCCATGGGCGCCGTTTCTCTCGGCCACCGCACGGTGGAAGATGCCATTGCATCCATCCAATGCGGCGAAATTTAA
- a CDS encoding DUF554 domain-containing protein, producing the protein MLGTIVNTGAILCGSLIGGTLRKGLREDWQEAMIRAMGLAATALGVSTIAKNMPDSVYPVLFIVSLGLGSVVGTALKLEERFTGFADRHSKTKLGKGLSTAVLMFCIGTLSILGPIESALRGDNTFLFTNATLDFITSMALAASYGYGIAFAAPILFCWQGSIYLGAGALSGFLSGGLLTEISILGGILIFASGISILKIRDCKTMNLLPALLVPPLWFVLVSIFR; encoded by the coding sequence ATGCTGGGTACCATCGTCAATACCGGGGCCATTTTGTGCGGCAGCCTGATCGGCGGCACGCTGCGCAAGGGCCTGCGCGAAGATTGGCAGGAGGCGATGATCCGTGCCATGGGCTTGGCCGCAACTGCGCTGGGCGTGAGCACGATTGCAAAAAACATGCCGGATAGCGTCTATCCGGTGTTATTTATTGTCAGTTTAGGGCTGGGCAGCGTGGTGGGCACGGCGCTAAAGCTGGAAGAACGGTTCACCGGCTTTGCCGACCGGCATTCCAAAACCAAGCTGGGCAAGGGCCTGTCGACCGCGGTGCTGATGTTCTGCATCGGGACGCTCTCCATCTTGGGCCCTATCGAAAGCGCGCTGCGGGGCGATAATACCTTTTTGTTCACCAATGCCACGCTGGACTTTATCACATCTATGGCGCTGGCTGCATCCTATGGGTATGGCATTGCGTTTGCCGCGCCCATCCTGTTTTGCTGGCAAGGGTCGATTTATCTGGGCGCAGGCGCGCTGAGCGGGTTCCTGAGCGGCGGCCTGCTGACCGAAATCTCGATTTTGGGCGGTATTTTGATCTTTGCTTCGGGCATCTCGATTTTGAAGATCCGCGACTGCAAAACCATGAATCTGCTGCCCGCTCTGCTGGTGCCGCCCCTGTGGTTTGTATTGGTATCTATATTTAGATAA
- a CDS encoding response regulator transcription factor codes for MKRKVLVLEDEENIRSFVVLNLKRAGYEIVQAGSGEEALAKYEENPDISVAVLDVMLPGIDGYEVCRTLRAQGYSAGVIMLTARTQEADKVTGLMTGADDYVTKPFSVVELVARVDALFRRVSGNRFADEEIIKSGPFKLNLRAREVHKNGSKIELTQIEYGILKAFLQNIGKALSRDDLLEMVWGHHYVGELKIVDVNIRRLRIKIEDDPAHPRYIVTVRGYGYMWEA; via the coding sequence ATGAAACGCAAAGTTTTAGTGCTGGAGGACGAAGAAAATATCCGCAGCTTCGTTGTCCTGAACCTCAAGCGCGCCGGATATGAGATCGTGCAGGCTGGTTCGGGCGAAGAAGCGCTGGCCAAATATGAAGAAAATCCCGACATCTCGGTGGCCGTACTCGACGTGATGTTGCCCGGCATTGACGGCTATGAGGTCTGCCGCACCCTGCGTGCGCAGGGCTATTCGGCGGGCGTCATCATGCTCACCGCGCGCACCCAGGAGGCCGATAAAGTCACCGGTCTGATGACCGGTGCGGACGACTATGTCACCAAGCCGTTTTCGGTGGTCGAACTGGTCGCCCGTGTGGACGCGCTGTTCCGTCGCGTTTCCGGCAACCGCTTCGCCGATGAGGAGATCATCAAGTCCGGGCCGTTCAAACTGAACCTGCGCGCCCGCGAAGTGCATAAGAATGGCAGCAAGATCGAACTGACTCAGATCGAATACGGCATCCTCAAGGCGTTCCTGCAAAACATCGGCAAGGCGCTTTCGCGCGATGATCTGCTGGAGATGGTATGGGGGCACCACTATGTGGGCGAACTGAAGATCGTAGACGTCAATATCCGCCGTCTGCGCATCAAAATCGAGGATGACCCGGCCCACCCGCGCTATATCGTCACCGTGCGCGGGTATGGGTACATGTGGGAAGCATGA